A section of the Cryobacterium soli genome encodes:
- a CDS encoding glycoside hydrolase family 32 protein, with translation MPQHVFFQPPHAWVGDIIPFVANGEFQLFYLHEDRSTPKPGTPWHLVTTANLVDFDDQGVAFEHGSPTAGDFNVYTGSIVDDGAGTHHLFYTGQNPAIVGQDGLPLQLVMHATSTDGLASWQRFPEHTFGASAGYETGDWRDPFVFRDDEAGLWRMLIAARHTDGPERRRGTIAQCVSTDLVHWEPTEPFWDPRRYVAHECPDVFRWGDWWYLVYSEFSENFTTRYRMARSLAGPWLVPEHDSIDGRAFYAAKTAELHGRRFFFGWIASREDNHDDGAWQWAGTMSVLEATQNDDGTLAFAFAPETLASFTENVPLGALGAEATGTSSPLRLDAPDGYSVRLSDTETPRRFRLSVTFDIAAGTTECGVLLRASDDGDSAYILRLEPKRGRMVFDRWPRRRTGDGQWEISGDSPYVIELERPCDLSPGTHTLEVIVDGDLCVANLDGRTTLSTRIYDRPVGRVGVFVGEGSVVVRDLSLSTGTAPSRPDPNALDGSAASTETLPERQYAHN, from the coding sequence ATGCCACAGCACGTCTTCTTCCAGCCGCCACACGCGTGGGTCGGCGACATCATCCCCTTCGTAGCGAACGGAGAGTTCCAGCTCTTCTACCTGCACGAGGACCGCAGCACGCCCAAGCCCGGCACCCCGTGGCACCTGGTCACCACTGCGAATCTTGTCGATTTCGACGACCAGGGGGTGGCGTTCGAGCACGGATCGCCCACGGCGGGGGACTTCAACGTCTACACCGGCAGCATCGTCGACGACGGTGCCGGAACGCACCACCTGTTCTACACGGGCCAGAATCCCGCGATCGTGGGCCAGGACGGCCTGCCGCTCCAGCTCGTCATGCACGCCACAAGCACCGACGGCCTGGCGAGCTGGCAGCGGTTCCCCGAGCACACCTTCGGGGCATCCGCGGGGTACGAGACAGGCGATTGGCGCGACCCCTTCGTCTTCCGCGACGACGAGGCCGGACTCTGGCGGATGCTCATCGCCGCCCGCCACACCGACGGGCCGGAGCGCCGCCGGGGCACCATCGCCCAGTGCGTCTCCACCGACCTCGTGCACTGGGAGCCCACCGAACCCTTCTGGGACCCGCGCCGCTACGTGGCCCACGAGTGCCCCGACGTCTTCCGCTGGGGTGACTGGTGGTACCTGGTGTACTCCGAGTTCTCGGAGAACTTCACCACCCGCTACCGCATGGCCCGAAGCCTCGCCGGTCCCTGGCTGGTTCCCGAACACGACAGCATCGACGGGCGCGCGTTCTACGCGGCCAAGACCGCCGAGCTGCACGGCCGCCGGTTCTTTTTCGGCTGGATCGCCAGCCGGGAAGACAACCACGACGACGGCGCCTGGCAGTGGGCCGGAACGATGTCCGTTCTCGAGGCGACCCAGAACGACGACGGCACGCTCGCCTTCGCCTTCGCGCCGGAGACCCTGGCGAGTTTCACCGAGAACGTGCCCCTCGGGGCCCTCGGCGCCGAGGCCACCGGCACCTCGAGCCCGCTGCGGCTGGATGCGCCGGACGGCTACTCCGTCCGGCTCTCCGACACCGAGACCCCGCGCCGCTTTCGCCTCTCTGTGACCTTCGACATCGCGGCCGGCACGACCGAATGCGGGGTGCTCCTGCGGGCGAGCGACGACGGAGACTCCGCCTACATCCTCCGGCTCGAGCCCAAGCGGGGGCGGATGGTGTTCGACCGCTGGCCGCGCCGCCGCACGGGAGACGGCCAGTGGGAGATCTCCGGGGATTCGCCCTACGTGATCGAGCTCGAACGCCCCTGCGACCTTTCGCCGGGCACGCACACGCTCGAGGTGATCGTCGACGGCGACCTGTGCGTGGCCAACCTCGACGGCCGCACCACGCTCAGCACCCGCATCTACGACCGGCCGGTCGGCCGGGTGGGTGTCTTCGTCGGAGAGGGCAGCGTCGTCGTCCGCGACCTCAGCCTGAGCACCGGCACGGCGCCCAGCCGTCCTGACCCGAACGCCCTGGATGGCTCCGCAGCATCCACCGAGACCCTGCCCGAGCGGCAGTACGCACACAACTGA
- a CDS encoding ABC transporter substrate-binding protein: protein MKTTRSRLAVAAAATALALGLTACGGSGGAVGNADSTNVDPAGEIKPREISWLLSRPADGGVITAMEQIAKEYATDHPGFALNLITTPDRPSYIQKYQTLAAANKLPELFDTDATPYAQKLAKQGRMMDAEALLKSLDLYDDYRPAALNYQRFDDGSLYMVPFEFQLEFFWYNKALFQQAGVQIPTTLDEIPAMCTQLREAGITPIALDGQDQWPLERYMAYHPFRTAGPGFVQDLKKGDAKLSDADGAAAVDWMSQLGSSGCFQEGFSSTGYSDAQNLFTSGKAAVYNIGTWELGSLATDALDAGVRDDVDYFTLPVTSGSATAANEYVSPSGIGMAVSTKTYDPLVRDFLAFALKRYPEVYAATGALSPTTNVETTIPANATPLYERAVQQANDVGETTAMPWDTQLDPTSNTRLQQELTLLVQGEVTPDEFISTMDGVIAQNGPAAFK, encoded by the coding sequence ATGAAAACAACCCGATCACGGCTCGCCGTCGCAGCCGCCGCCACCGCTCTGGCGCTTGGGCTCACGGCGTGTGGCGGTAGCGGAGGTGCCGTCGGCAACGCCGACTCCACCAACGTCGACCCTGCCGGCGAGATCAAGCCCCGCGAGATCTCCTGGCTGCTCTCCCGGCCGGCCGACGGCGGTGTCATCACGGCCATGGAACAGATCGCCAAGGAATACGCGACGGATCACCCCGGCTTCGCGCTCAACCTGATCACCACGCCCGATCGCCCGTCCTACATTCAGAAGTACCAGACCCTCGCGGCGGCGAACAAGCTGCCCGAGCTGTTCGACACCGACGCCACTCCCTACGCCCAGAAACTCGCCAAGCAGGGTCGGATGATGGACGCCGAGGCGCTGCTCAAGAGCCTGGACCTCTACGACGACTACCGCCCGGCCGCGCTGAACTACCAGCGCTTCGACGACGGGTCGCTCTACATGGTGCCGTTCGAGTTCCAGCTCGAGTTCTTCTGGTACAACAAGGCCCTGTTCCAGCAGGCCGGCGTGCAGATCCCCACCACGCTCGATGAGATTCCGGCGATGTGCACGCAGCTGCGCGAGGCGGGCATCACCCCGATCGCCCTGGACGGCCAGGATCAGTGGCCCCTCGAGCGGTACATGGCGTACCACCCGTTCCGCACGGCAGGACCCGGCTTTGTGCAGGACCTGAAGAAGGGCGACGCGAAGCTCAGCGACGCCGACGGAGCGGCGGCCGTCGACTGGATGAGCCAGCTCGGTTCGTCCGGCTGCTTCCAGGAGGGCTTCTCGTCAACGGGCTACTCGGATGCGCAGAACCTGTTCACCTCGGGTAAGGCCGCCGTGTACAACATCGGCACCTGGGAGCTGGGCAGCCTCGCCACGGACGCCCTCGACGCCGGTGTGCGCGACGACGTCGACTACTTCACCCTGCCCGTCACATCCGGCTCGGCGACGGCGGCCAACGAGTACGTCTCACCGTCCGGTATCGGCATGGCGGTCAGCACCAAGACCTACGACCCACTGGTGCGCGACTTCCTCGCTTTCGCCCTCAAGCGCTACCCCGAGGTCTACGCCGCCACCGGTGCGCTCTCGCCCACCACGAACGTCGAAACCACCATCCCCGCCAACGCCACGCCCCTCTACGAGCGGGCCGTGCAGCAGGCGAACGATGTCGGCGAGACCACGGCCATGCCGTGGGACACCCAGCTTGACCCCACCTCCAACACCCGGCTGCAGCAGGAGCTGACGCTGCTCGTACAGGGCGAGGTCACGCCAGACGAGTTCATCTCGACGATGGACGGCGTCATCGCGCAAAACGGCCCAGCCGCGTTCAAATAA
- a CDS encoding carbohydrate ABC transporter permease — protein sequence MLPNRSRLSVLIFLVPPLLLYAVAVLLPILQSLFLSFFQWDGVTDMQFVGLGNYIYMLTGDTVFWTAFLNTLGYLAICLILQLGGALLVASLLTMLRRGRELVKTLYLLPAVISTVAIAFLFQRIYSLEPAGLLNRALELIGLGGLQTAWLSDVGTVLAAVSVPEGWRFTGLYMLIIYAALLAVPQELEEAAKLDGASWWQTFWRIKFPHIRPVWITTTIIATTYALRGFDIPYLLTNGGPGQASELLTTYMYKTAFTSTDYGYASTIAVFVVIECLVAVGLILLLLRRKADA from the coding sequence ATGCTCCCCAACCGGTCACGACTCTCGGTCTTGATCTTCCTCGTGCCGCCGCTGCTGCTCTACGCAGTGGCCGTGCTGCTGCCCATCCTGCAGTCCCTGTTCCTCAGCTTCTTCCAGTGGGACGGTGTCACGGACATGCAGTTCGTGGGCCTGGGAAACTACATTTACATGCTCACCGGGGACACGGTCTTCTGGACGGCATTCCTGAACACCCTCGGCTACCTCGCGATCTGCCTGATCCTGCAGTTGGGTGGCGCACTGCTCGTGGCCAGCCTGCTGACCATGCTGCGCCGCGGCCGGGAGCTCGTGAAGACGCTCTACCTCCTGCCGGCGGTCATCTCCACGGTCGCCATCGCGTTCCTGTTCCAGCGCATCTACTCGTTGGAGCCGGCGGGCCTGCTCAACCGGGCGCTCGAACTGATCGGTCTGGGAGGGCTGCAGACCGCCTGGCTTTCCGATGTGGGCACCGTGCTCGCGGCCGTGTCGGTGCCAGAGGGGTGGCGGTTCACCGGTCTCTACATGCTCATCATCTACGCCGCGCTGCTGGCCGTGCCGCAGGAACTCGAGGAAGCGGCCAAGCTCGACGGCGCCTCGTGGTGGCAGACGTTCTGGCGGATCAAGTTTCCGCACATCCGCCCGGTCTGGATCACCACGACCATCATCGCTACTACGTATGCGCTGCGCGGGTTCGACATCCCGTACCTGCTGACCAACGGCGGGCCAGGGCAGGCCTCCGAGCTGCTGACCACCTATATGTACAAGACGGCCTTCACGAGCACCGATTACGGATACGCGAGCACCATCGCCGTCTTCGTGGTCATCGAATGCCTCGTGGCTGTGGGCCTCATTCTTCTCCTCCTCCGACGGAAGGCCGACGCATGA
- a CDS encoding carbohydrate ABC transporter permease, whose product MTTTTAPRRPAQRRSVSRLSPPPLRQHRRLNVHRTLTSIVVALIVVVQVYPLAWLFLTSVRTEQDFANGDPFGLPTGFTLENYSRAFSTGNLALNILNSFIVTSGAIVLIVVLGMMAAYALQVLGFRGSKFVRGLFLIGIVVPVQIALVPLFIDYAAVNLLDTYQSIIIPLAGFSLPMSIFLFSSFYEYIPRETYEAASLDGAGPYRIFAQITFPLSLNTIVTVVMVNSIFIWNDFIFANTFVLSDGLKTIPLGLQNYIGAMGKVDWTATFAAVCVSITPLLLAFLVLNKAMIYGLSSGGSKG is encoded by the coding sequence ATGACCACCACCACGGCGCCCCGGCGTCCGGCCCAGCGACGTTCGGTATCACGGCTGTCGCCGCCACCCCTGCGCCAGCACCGCCGCCTGAACGTGCACCGCACCCTCACCAGCATCGTCGTCGCGCTCATCGTCGTGGTGCAGGTGTACCCGCTGGCCTGGCTCTTCCTCACCAGTGTGCGCACCGAGCAGGACTTCGCCAACGGCGACCCGTTCGGTCTGCCCACCGGATTCACGCTGGAGAACTACTCCCGCGCGTTCTCCACCGGCAACCTGGCCCTCAACATTCTGAACAGCTTCATCGTCACCTCGGGAGCGATCGTGCTGATCGTCGTGCTGGGCATGATGGCGGCCTACGCTCTGCAGGTGCTGGGCTTCCGCGGCAGCAAGTTCGTGCGCGGCCTGTTCCTCATCGGCATTGTCGTGCCGGTGCAGATCGCCTTGGTGCCGCTCTTCATCGACTACGCCGCCGTGAACCTGCTCGACACCTATCAGTCGATCATCATCCCGCTGGCCGGCTTCTCGCTGCCGATGTCGATCTTCTTGTTTTCGTCGTTCTACGAGTACATCCCGCGAGAGACTTATGAGGCTGCATCGCTCGATGGCGCGGGTCCTTATCGGATCTTCGCCCAGATCACCTTTCCACTGTCGCTCAACACGATCGTGACCGTGGTCATGGTGAACAGCATCTTCATTTGGAACGACTTCATCTTCGCCAACACCTTCGTGCTGTCGGACGGCCTGAAGACGATCCCGCTGGGGCTGCAGAACTACATCGGCGCAATGGGCAAGGTCGACTGGACCGCGACATTCGCGGCCGTCTGTGTGAGCATCACCCCTCTGCTGCTCGCATTCCTGGTACTGAACAAGGCCATGATCTACGGCCTCTCGAGCGGGGGATCGAAGGGATGA
- a CDS encoding LacI family DNA-binding transcriptional regulator yields MTTKRKRGSTAAAESGHSGHPVTMRDVAEAAGVSVATVSNVVNDKKSARIGADARQRVHDAVSDLGYRPNALAKTLSSGSSKFIGLVADAIATTPFAGQIIHGAQDEAWKHGFVLLVANTEGDPAAEEAAIAMMLEHKVRGVLYSTWYHRAVVPPQALRETDYVLVDCFEANAASPAVVPDEVQGGYTATGLLLEAGHRRIAFINTTSSSPARSGRLKGYRRALAEAGIEFDPALVLEAHPDQEGGYAATDRLLEQKVTAVFCHNDRVAMGLYDGVRERGLTIPRDIAIAGFDNQEVIAAHLRPPLSTVALPHYELGAAGVRVLLGIDTVPKNSPMLISCPAVSRASI; encoded by the coding sequence ATGACGACGAAGCGAAAGCGTGGATCCACCGCTGCGGCCGAATCCGGTCACTCCGGGCATCCGGTCACGATGCGCGATGTGGCGGAGGCGGCCGGGGTGTCGGTCGCGACGGTGTCGAACGTGGTCAACGACAAGAAGAGCGCACGAATCGGGGCGGATGCGCGCCAACGCGTGCACGACGCCGTGAGCGATCTGGGCTACCGGCCCAACGCGCTCGCGAAGACGCTGTCCAGCGGCAGCTCGAAGTTCATCGGGCTGGTCGCCGACGCGATCGCCACGACCCCCTTCGCCGGTCAGATCATTCACGGCGCCCAGGACGAGGCCTGGAAGCACGGCTTCGTGCTGCTGGTGGCCAACACCGAGGGCGACCCGGCGGCCGAAGAGGCGGCCATAGCGATGATGCTGGAGCACAAGGTGCGCGGCGTGCTCTACTCCACCTGGTACCACCGGGCCGTCGTGCCGCCCCAAGCCCTGCGGGAAACCGACTACGTGCTCGTGGACTGCTTCGAGGCCAACGCCGCATCGCCCGCCGTGGTGCCCGATGAAGTGCAGGGCGGGTACACCGCCACCGGGCTGCTGCTGGAAGCCGGCCACCGTCGCATCGCGTTCATCAACACCACCTCGTCGTCTCCGGCTCGGTCGGGTCGGCTCAAGGGTTACCGCCGGGCGCTCGCCGAGGCCGGAATCGAGTTCGATCCGGCGCTGGTCTTGGAGGCGCATCCCGACCAGGAGGGCGGCTACGCGGCCACGGACCGGCTGCTCGAGCAGAAGGTCACCGCGGTGTTCTGCCACAACGACCGGGTCGCCATGGGACTGTACGACGGAGTGCGTGAGCGCGGGCTGACGATCCCGCGCGACATCGCCATCGCCGGCTTCGACAACCAGGAGGTCATCGCGGCCCACCTTCGTCCGCCGTTGTCCACCGTCGCGCTTCCGCACTACGAGCTGGGTGCCGCCGGGGTGCGCGTGCTGCTCGGGATCGACACCGTCCCGAAGAATTCCCCGATGCTCATCTCCTGCCCGGCGGTCTCCCGAGCATCCATCTGA
- a CDS encoding LLM class flavin-dependent oxidoreductase — protein MEIGAYSFGDTPLNPDGSPRSTAEGIRNLFDAIVAADRAGLDYFGIGEHHTVSMPASSPGALIAAAAAATSQIILGSAASIISTDDPVRVFQQLATADAISGGGRVEITAGRGSSVETFPLFGYDLADYDRLYAEKLDLLMTINESPTETVSWSGTVRPTLDELAVVPRPVAGRLPIWLATGGNAASSARAGKLGLPVSYGIIGGEPHRFAPLTELYRRSAAQAGHTENIKVSVATFGLVAPTKQEALDRFYPGWHNLNVEMGRLRGWGAPDRRQYLAQSHAPGAYYVGDPDDVAERIVHLHGYLGHMRHFLQGDLGGLPHEHLLESLTLLATEVKPRVARLLAAK, from the coding sequence ATGGAAATCGGCGCCTACAGCTTCGGCGACACCCCGTTGAACCCCGACGGGAGCCCGCGCAGCACGGCAGAGGGCATCCGCAACCTTTTCGACGCCATCGTGGCGGCCGACCGGGCCGGACTGGACTACTTCGGCATCGGCGAGCACCATACCGTGAGCATGCCGGCGTCCTCCCCCGGCGCCCTGATCGCCGCGGCAGCCGCGGCCACCAGCCAGATCATCCTGGGCAGCGCGGCCAGCATCATCAGCACGGATGACCCGGTGCGGGTGTTCCAGCAGCTCGCCACCGCCGACGCCATCTCCGGCGGCGGCCGGGTGGAGATCACCGCGGGCCGGGGCTCCTCGGTCGAGACCTTCCCACTGTTCGGCTACGACCTGGCCGACTACGACCGGCTCTACGCGGAGAAGCTTGACCTGCTGATGACCATCAACGAGAGCCCCACCGAGACCGTGAGCTGGTCGGGCACCGTGCGCCCCACGCTCGACGAGCTGGCCGTGGTGCCCCGACCGGTCGCCGGTCGGCTGCCGATCTGGCTGGCCACCGGCGGCAACGCGGCGTCGTCGGCGCGGGCCGGCAAGCTCGGCCTACCGGTGTCCTACGGCATCATCGGCGGCGAGCCGCACCGGTTCGCCCCGCTCACCGAGTTGTACCGCCGGTCGGCCGCGCAGGCCGGGCACACCGAGAACATCAAGGTGTCGGTCGCCACGTTCGGCCTGGTCGCGCCGACGAAGCAGGAGGCACTGGACCGGTTCTACCCGGGCTGGCACAACCTCAATGTGGAGATGGGTCGCCTGCGCGGTTGGGGCGCTCCCGACCGTCGGCAGTACCTGGCCCAGAGCCACGCACCGGGTGCGTACTACGTGGGCGACCCCGACGATGTGGCCGAGCGCATTGTGCACCTGCACGGCTACCTCGGCCACATGCGGCACTTCCTGCAGGGCGACCTGGGCGGCCTGCCGCACGAGCACCTGCTGGAGTCGCTCACGCTGCTCGCCACCGAGGTGAAGCCCCGCGTGGCCCGGCTGCTCGCCGCGAAGTAG
- a CDS encoding NADPH-dependent F420 reductase, translated as MVTTIGILGAGRVGSAIARTALASGYAVHIAGSGPAEDIQLIVDIVTPGAVAMTAAEVAATSDLVVLAVPMHKFRSVDPTSLAGRLVLDTMNYWQPIDGQLDEFAGDQRGSSEVVAEYFAGARLVKTLNHIGYHDLETDARPAGAADRHALAIAGDADAASVVAEVIERFGFDAVYAGPLEAGVAFEPGSPVFGGRHTAAELTTELERAAQESEAA; from the coding sequence ATGGTCACCACGATCGGCATCCTCGGAGCGGGCCGCGTCGGCTCCGCCATCGCCCGCACCGCCCTGGCCTCCGGCTACGCCGTGCACATCGCCGGTTCCGGCCCGGCCGAAGACATCCAGCTGATCGTCGACATCGTCACCCCCGGCGCCGTGGCGATGACCGCCGCCGAGGTGGCCGCCACCTCCGACCTGGTGGTGCTCGCCGTGCCGATGCACAAGTTCCGCTCGGTCGACCCGACCTCCCTGGCCGGCCGCCTTGTGCTCGACACTATGAACTACTGGCAGCCCATCGACGGCCAGCTCGACGAGTTCGCGGGCGACCAGCGCGGCAGCAGCGAGGTCGTGGCCGAGTACTTCGCCGGCGCCCGCCTGGTGAAGACCCTCAACCACATCGGCTACCACGACCTGGAGACCGATGCCCGGCCCGCCGGCGCGGCCGACCGGCACGCGCTGGCCATCGCCGGTGACGCGGATGCCGCATCCGTCGTGGCCGAGGTCATCGAGCGCTTCGGCTTCGACGCCGTCTATGCCGGCCCGCTCGAGGCCGGCGTGGCGTTCGAACCGGGCTCGCCGGTGTTCGGCGGCCGGCACACCGCGGCCGAACTCACCACCGAGCTGGAGCGGGCCGCGCAGGAGAGCGAAGCGGCGTAG
- a CDS encoding winged helix-turn-helix transcriptional regulator, with protein sequence MSQTVSHSVEGSVLNDSVLNDSVLNDSVSDSTFALDEEECRRFQISVELAGRKWSAAILMAGARGARRFSEYRVLVEGISDRLLAARLKELEQEGLIERDVQPTTPVSISYNLTPSGLQLISLLHPLVTWSRTRQGVEAP encoded by the coding sequence ATGAGCCAGACCGTAAGCCACTCCGTCGAAGGCAGTGTTCTCAACGACAGTGTTCTCAACGACAGTGTTCTCAACGACAGTGTCAGCGACTCGACCTTCGCCCTCGACGAGGAAGAGTGCCGCCGGTTCCAGATCTCGGTGGAGCTGGCCGGCCGCAAGTGGAGTGCCGCGATCCTCATGGCCGGAGCCCGCGGCGCCCGTCGGTTCTCCGAGTACCGCGTCCTCGTGGAGGGCATCTCCGACCGGTTGCTCGCCGCCCGGCTCAAGGAGCTGGAGCAGGAGGGCCTGATCGAACGCGATGTTCAGCCCACCACCCCGGTGTCGATCAGCTACAACCTGACCCCGTCTGGCCTCCAGCTGATCTCGCTGCTGCATCCGCTGGTCACCTGGAGCCGCACCCGGCAGGGCGTCGAGGCGCCATAG
- a CDS encoding DoxX family protein translates to MTNRRTPPASKARTAGRIALGAILVLAGTSHLTFARDDFRAQVPEFVPLKEDTTVLLSGVAEISLGSALLFAPAGLRGKVGLLAATFFTAIFPGNIAQAVHHKDAFGLDTDAKRIGRLFGQPLLVAWALWSTAALVRRTK, encoded by the coding sequence ATGACGAACCGACGCACCCCGCCCGCATCCAAGGCACGCACCGCGGGCCGGATCGCACTCGGCGCGATCCTCGTCTTGGCGGGCACGAGTCACCTCACCTTTGCGCGGGATGACTTTCGCGCCCAGGTACCTGAGTTCGTGCCGCTGAAGGAAGACACCACGGTGTTGCTCTCCGGCGTGGCCGAGATCTCGCTCGGCAGCGCGCTGCTGTTCGCCCCGGCCGGCCTGCGCGGCAAGGTGGGGCTGCTCGCGGCAACCTTCTTCACCGCGATCTTTCCCGGCAACATCGCCCAGGCCGTGCACCACAAGGATGCGTTCGGGCTGGACACCGACGCCAAGCGGATCGGCCGTTTGTTCGGCCAGCCGCTACTGGTGGCCTGGGCGCTGTGGAGCACCGCGGCCCTGGTGCGCCGCACCAAATAG
- a CDS encoding carbonic anhydrase has product MSARTRLISSALAVTAVTLVGCGQAAPEPSATPAAAPAHWSYDGDTGPESWGDVDADFETCAVGTDQSPIDLPASVPAASTSIQLSAETAEGDVFDTGHAVEFESDGEGETLTFADDEYSLQQMHAHVPSEHTVNGQPAAAELHLVNADADSKLLVLGILVAEGDASEALAPFIEEATHVADEEDVTLDVSAVLPASLENYEYSGSLTTPPCTEDVQWVVLGTPISMSAEQIDTLEAAHSHNARPTQPIGDRAVVGGTVELG; this is encoded by the coding sequence ATGTCCGCACGAACCCGGCTCATTTCCTCAGCCCTCGCGGTGACCGCCGTCACCCTTGTCGGCTGCGGCCAAGCCGCACCAGAGCCGAGCGCCACCCCGGCGGCGGCGCCTGCACACTGGTCCTATGACGGCGACACCGGCCCGGAGTCGTGGGGCGACGTGGACGCCGACTTCGAGACCTGCGCCGTGGGTACCGACCAGTCCCCGATCGACCTTCCGGCGTCCGTGCCCGCGGCGAGCACCAGCATCCAGCTGAGCGCGGAGACCGCGGAGGGCGACGTGTTCGACACCGGGCACGCGGTGGAGTTCGAGTCCGACGGCGAGGGCGAGACCCTCACCTTCGCCGACGACGAGTACAGTCTGCAGCAGATGCACGCGCACGTGCCGTCGGAGCACACCGTGAACGGCCAGCCGGCCGCGGCCGAGTTGCACCTGGTGAACGCGGATGCCGACAGCAAGCTGCTGGTGCTCGGCATCCTCGTCGCCGAGGGCGACGCATCCGAAGCGCTGGCGCCGTTCATCGAGGAGGCCACCCACGTGGCCGACGAAGAAGACGTGACACTGGATGTCTCGGCGGTACTGCCTGCGTCGCTGGAGAACTACGAGTACTCGGGCAGCCTGACCACGCCGCCGTGCACCGAGGACGTGCAGTGGGTGGTGCTTGGTACGCCGATCTCGATGTCCGCCGAGCAGATCGACACTCTCGAGGCGGCGCACAGCCACAACGCCCGTCCCACCCAGCCGATCGGGGACCGAGCGGTTGTGGGCGGGACCGTCGAGCTCGGGTAG
- a CDS encoding carbohydrate kinase family protein, with protein MPDNSSSAATGADPAERQVLVVGEALVDLVQRADGSRHEAPGGSPANVALTLGRLGRHPQLLTHLGDDDRGRLVRGWLEESHVRVTASAAGSTSTATAVLDATGAASYEFDLAWSVDASLVGAADLVHIGSIATVIEPGASEVARLVSDRRATATISFDPNVRPALIDDADAARARVEQLVRLADVVKVSDEDLRWLQPDLSLAEAAADWLAAGPSVVVVTLGGSGAFALTAAGRVSIVAPLVTVVDTVGAGDTFMGALIDGLLEADLVGADRRDALRELPLGLLEQIMRRSADAAAITVSRPGADPPTRAELAAA; from the coding sequence GTGCCCGACAACAGCAGCTCCGCGGCGACCGGCGCCGATCCGGCCGAGCGCCAGGTGCTCGTGGTGGGCGAAGCACTGGTGGATCTCGTGCAGCGGGCCGACGGCTCCCGGCACGAGGCGCCCGGCGGCAGCCCGGCCAACGTTGCCCTGACGCTGGGGCGGTTGGGGCGGCATCCGCAGCTGCTCACGCACCTGGGCGACGACGACCGCGGCCGACTGGTGCGCGGCTGGCTGGAGGAGTCGCACGTGCGGGTCACGGCGAGCGCCGCCGGGTCGACGTCCACGGCCACCGCCGTGCTGGATGCGACCGGAGCCGCCAGCTACGAGTTCGACTTGGCCTGGTCGGTGGATGCGTCGCTGGTGGGCGCGGCCGATCTGGTGCACATCGGGTCGATTGCCACGGTGATCGAGCCCGGCGCCTCCGAGGTGGCCCGTCTCGTGTCGGACCGGCGCGCGACGGCGACGATCAGCTTCGACCCGAACGTGCGCCCGGCGCTGATCGACGACGCTGACGCGGCCCGGGCGCGGGTGGAGCAGCTCGTGCGCCTGGCCGATGTGGTGAAGGTCAGCGATGAGGACCTGCGCTGGCTGCAGCCCGACCTGAGCCTGGCGGAGGCGGCGGCGGACTGGCTGGCGGCCGGGCCATCCGTTGTGGTGGTCACCCTCGGCGGCAGCGGTGCGTTCGCGCTCACCGCCGCGGGCCGGGTGTCGATCGTGGCCCCGCTCGTGACCGTGGTCGACACCGTCGGCGCCGGCGACACCTTCATGGGTGCGCTGATCGACGGGCTGCTCGAGGCCGACCTCGTGGGCGCCGACCGCCGCGACGCCCTGCGCGAGCTGCCCCTGGGGCTGCTCGAGCAGATCATGCGACGAAGCGCGGATGCCGCGGCCATCACGGTCTCCCGCCCCGGCGCCGACCCGCCCACCCGGGCGGAGCTGGCGGCAGCCTAA